A stretch of Clostridium sp. BJN0001 DNA encodes these proteins:
- a CDS encoding ABC transporter ATP-binding protein: MESKQKSTLSKLMRFAGKYRFLIIFSIILSSISVVLSLVPFICIWFVIRDIFKSLTDLTKATESIRYGYMAVLFSVLSIALYFASLICSHLAAFRVEKNMRKEAMHKIVKLPLGFFRKNMSGKLRKVIDDNASLTHGFLAHQLPDLAGVSIMPIAIIIILFLFDWRLGFVCLASILISILFLKNMMGRSSEKFMKNYMDALENMNASAVEFVRGIPIVKVFQQTVYSFKNFHESIKGYSKFASEYALSCRVPMTSFTLTINAPSLILMPVGIIFILNTSNYTGFLLDLIFYMLFSPICAIMMNKIIFLSENTMVAKEALNRIEKILEAKQLSETEKSYNTTKNDIKLKNVKFSYPDSNKLSIDNISLNIEEGKTYALVGPSGGGKSTLASLIARFFDVDSGKIEIGGVNVKDFSEKDLMKKIAFVFQNSKLFKTSLLENIKIANKNATKKQILEALHLAQCDDIIEKMPQGINTVIGTKGVYLSGGEAQRISLARAILKDAPIIILDEATAFADPENEYQIQKAFEHLVKNKTVLMIAHRLSSIKDAHNIIVIKDGKIVESGNHENLLRKDGVYKKMWQEYQTSIRRAPR, translated from the coding sequence ATGGAGAGTAAACAAAAATCGACTCTTTCAAAATTGATGAGATTTGCAGGAAAGTATCGATTTTTAATTATATTTTCAATTATATTATCTAGTATTAGTGTAGTTTTATCTTTAGTTCCTTTTATTTGTATATGGTTTGTTATAAGAGATATTTTTAAATCTTTAACTGATCTTACAAAAGCCACAGAAAGTATAAGATATGGCTATATGGCAGTTTTATTTTCAGTTTTAAGTATTGCACTTTATTTTGCAAGTCTAATATGTTCACATTTAGCAGCTTTTCGTGTTGAAAAAAATATGAGAAAAGAAGCAATGCACAAAATTGTTAAACTTCCTTTAGGTTTTTTTAGAAAGAATATGAGTGGAAAACTTAGAAAAGTAATTGATGATAATGCAAGTTTAACACATGGTTTTTTAGCACATCAGCTTCCTGATTTAGCAGGAGTTAGTATAATGCCGATAGCAATAATTATTATATTATTTCTTTTTGATTGGCGTTTAGGATTTGTATGTTTAGCATCAATTTTAATTAGCATATTATTCTTAAAGAATATGATGGGTAGAAGTAGTGAAAAATTTATGAAAAATTATATGGATGCACTAGAAAATATGAATGCATCTGCAGTTGAATTTGTTAGAGGAATCCCTATAGTAAAGGTATTTCAACAAACAGTATATTCTTTTAAAAATTTTCATGAATCAATTAAAGGATATAGTAAGTTCGCTTCAGAATATGCTTTAAGTTGTCGTGTTCCAATGACTAGTTTTACACTTACTATTAATGCTCCATCGCTTATTTTAATGCCGGTTGGAATTATTTTTATATTGAACACATCAAATTATACTGGATTTTTATTGGATTTAATTTTTTACATGTTATTTTCACCAATATGTGCAATTATGATGAACAAAATTATATTTTTAAGTGAAAATACTATGGTTGCAAAAGAAGCTTTAAACAGAATAGAGAAAATATTAGAAGCAAAACAGTTAAGTGAAACAGAGAAAAGTTATAATACAACTAAAAATGATATAAAATTAAAAAATGTTAAATTTTCTTATCCAGACAGCAATAAGCTTTCAATTGACAATATAAGTCTTAATATTGAAGAAGGAAAGACTTATGCATTAGTAGGTCCTTCAGGTGGTGGAAAGAGTACATTAGCAAGTCTTATAGCAAGATTTTTTGATGTAGATAGTGGAAAAATTGAAATTGGAGGAGTTAATGTAAAAGACTTTTCAGAGAAAGATTTAATGAAAAAAATAGCTTTTGTATTTCAAAATAGTAAATTATTTAAAACAAGTTTATTAGAAAACATTAAAATAGCTAATAAAAATGCTACTAAAAAGCAAATATTAGAAGCATTACATTTAGCACAATGTGATGATATTATTGAGAAAATGCCACAGGGTATTAATACTGTAATAGGAACAAAAGGGGTTTATCTCTCTGGTGGAGAAGCACAAAGAATATCGCTAGCTAGAGCTATTTTAAAAGATGCTCCAATAATTATATTAGATGAAGCTACAGCATTTGCAGATCCAGAAAATGAGTACCAAATACAAAAAGCTTTTGAACATTTAGTTAAAAATAAAACAGTTTTAATGATTGCACATAGGCTTTCTTCTATAAAAGATGCTCATAATATTATTGTTATAAAGGATGGAAAAATCGTAGAAAGTGGAAATCATGAAAATCTTTTAAGAAAAGATGGAGTTTATAAAAAAATGTGGCAAGAATATCAAACATCTATTCGGAGGGCTCCCCGTTAA
- a CDS encoding DUF6431 domain-containing protein: MITNIYDTKIISNLDSKIKSLTQKSYDKFIKDIDFHKLTCSCGRSGQLVKHGYYKRTVKNSDGKISITILRAKCTCCNKTHAIFPECIVPYSQILLCDHISIINAYNSKASFEPIMIANEFIDESNIFYIIKQYLEHWKERITSFKISLDLSISKQCLKNFKRQFMQIKCINNILFS; the protein is encoded by the coding sequence ATGATAACTAATATTTATGATACAAAAATCATATCTAATTTAGATTCAAAAATCAAGTCATTAACGCAAAAATCCTATGATAAATTTATTAAAGACATAGATTTTCACAAACTTACTTGTTCCTGCGGAAGGTCCGGGCAGCTTGTAAAGCATGGTTATTACAAGAGAACTGTTAAAAACAGTGATGGCAAGATATCTATAACAATTCTTAGAGCAAAGTGTACATGTTGCAATAAAACTCATGCTATATTTCCAGAGTGTATTGTACCTTATTCTCAAATTCTTTTATGTGATCATATTTCAATTATTAATGCTTATAATTCCAAAGCTTCTTTTGAACCCATTATGATAGCTAATGAATTTATCGATGAAAGCAATATTTTTTATATAATAAAACAATATCTAGAGCATTGGAAGGAACGTATTACTTCATTTAAAATTTCATTAGATTTAAGTATTTCAAAGCAATGTTTAAAAAACTTTAAAAGACAATTTATGCAAATTAAATGCATCAATAATATTTTATTTTCGTAA
- a CDS encoding DDE-type integrase/transposase/recombinase produces the protein MDEKTRKEIPLFRYGILAPLISGTYDENKSVKQFFRDAAGKVYQTPDGEDTKVAAATLERWYYNYKNKGFEALIPVKRCDTGRTRKLDSDITEQIKYLKQEYPRIPATLIYQKLINNGTIVKGDISLSTINRYVNVLKLENKYSKNKDMKRYERAHINEVWCGDSSVGPYLKVDGKKKRVYIIALIDDASRYITGIDVFFNDNFVNLMSVLKSAVTRFGKPKILNFDNGASYKNKQMELLAARIGTTISYCAPYTPQSKAKIERWFRTLKDQWMSQLNMNDFNNLDELRISLISYVNSYNQHIHSSLDGLSPQDRFFKESHMIKRLTDEQIETSFLLEYERRVSADNVVMIDETEYEVDYRYSKQRITLRYSPDLSKIYVVDKNTSELTEIKLLNKHDNSVIKREKIKLTGGQE, from the coding sequence ATGGACGAAAAAACTAGAAAAGAAATACCACTTTTCAGGTACGGAATCTTGGCTCCTCTGATAAGTGGTACTTATGATGAAAATAAAAGTGTTAAACAATTTTTCCGAGATGCCGCAGGCAAAGTATATCAGACTCCAGATGGTGAAGATACTAAGGTAGCTGCTGCTACTCTTGAACGTTGGTATTACAATTACAAGAATAAGGGCTTTGAGGCACTCATACCTGTAAAACGATGCGACACTGGAAGAACACGTAAATTAGATTCTGATATTACAGAACAGATTAAATATTTAAAACAAGAATATCCAAGAATCCCAGCAACACTTATCTATCAAAAGCTTATTAACAATGGAACTATTGTTAAAGGAGATATTTCACTTTCAACAATTAATAGGTATGTTAATGTTCTTAAGCTTGAGAATAAATATTCTAAAAATAAAGATATGAAAAGATATGAGCGTGCTCATATAAATGAAGTATGGTGTGGTGACAGCAGCGTTGGACCTTATTTGAAGGTAGATGGTAAAAAGAAACGCGTTTACATAATAGCACTTATTGATGATGCTTCAAGATACATAACAGGAATAGATGTATTTTTTAATGATAATTTTGTAAATCTTATGTCTGTTTTAAAATCTGCTGTTACACGATTCGGGAAACCTAAAATCTTAAACTTTGATAATGGTGCTTCATATAAGAACAAGCAAATGGAACTTTTAGCAGCTAGAATAGGTACAACTATTAGTTATTGTGCACCCTATACCCCACAATCAAAAGCTAAAATTGAAAGGTGGTTTCGTACATTAAAAGATCAATGGATGTCCCAGCTTAATATGAATGATTTTAATAATTTAGATGAACTTAGGATAAGCCTTATTTCATATGTTAATAGCTATAATCAGCATATACATTCTTCTCTAGATGGACTATCTCCACAGGACAGGTTTTTCAAGGAATCTCACATGATTAAAAGGCTTACAGATGAACAAATTGAAACTTCCTTTTTACTTGAATATGAAAGAAGAGTATCAGCCGATAACGTAGTTATGATAGATGAAACAGAATATGAAGTTGATTATAGATACTCAAAACAAAGAATAACCCTAAGATATTCACCTGATTTAAGCAAAATTTATGTAGTTGATAAAAACACTTCTGAACTTACAGAAATAAAGCTTTTAAATAAGCATGATAATTCTGTTATAAAAAGGGAAAAAATAAAACTTACTGGAGGTCAAGAATAA